Below is a window of Gossypium raimondii isolate GPD5lz unplaced genomic scaffold, ASM2569854v1 Contig00268, whole genome shotgun sequence DNA.
tttagtggcgtttttgggaaaagcgccgctaaaggtcatgttctttagcggcgtttgtgaaaaaagcgtcgctaaagatcatgttctttagcggtgtttgtggaaaagcgctgctaaagatcatgttctttagcggcgttttttcaaataaacgtcgcaaaagttagcgacgttgtcaatagcggcattttttgcggcgctagtgaaagcgccgcaaatacttttagcggcgctaataaacgccgctaaagacctaaaaaaacaccgctaaaagcctgttttggtgtagtgactaGTAAGACTCTTTGAACTGGAATTGGGTGTGGTTCGCCAAGCCCAAGCAATACTGCAAAACCTGGGCAACGATCGTGAACCTCAGTAGCAAGATACCTTTATGGACTCTCCcactcaaaaaataaatttaatatcatgTGATCCAATGGACCACGTATCAGATATTAAACTGATAAGAACAGATACTACACTTGATCTTAGCCAAAAGGCCGAGAAACGTATGCTTTCATTCAGCAAGCATCGGGCATTTTAAATTCTGCTTCTCGCTTGTTCTTACGTACTCTTTATGATGTGGGATTTTATGCAAATCAGTTACAAGAGCCGCCTACTGGTGCTCCTATAAAGATTGAACCCTTCCTGAATAGACTGATTCTGGGCTACTTACGATTTGATTCAACAACCAAGGTACCATACAACAAGAAAACAACTCTCCTAACCACCAAAACTTTGAAAAACAAACACTGCATTTGCAATTTATAAATCAAACCAGGAATAGGATTATGGCTTTGCTCAAAGAAGCAGCAATGGCAAAAGCATTAGTTGTATCTATGTTGAACTGGAAGTCCTTGTACAacattgtttccaggatagAAGTCTTCCGCTTTGGATCATTGCAGACGGACCTTCCCATAACAAACAGTACACAGTTCTGTATCAGACACCTTTTCTTTCATTGTAAAAAGCAAATTTAGCTTGAATCCCAATCAAATACGTGAACATGCTGCTTCGGTTCGCATGTGACACTCTTCCATGCAATAGGCAAGCCATCCACAAGTTGTAATTTCAATGGTTTACTTTCTTCCTTGTTTCCGTCTCCCatatcttttgttttattattcttttctaTTCTACAGCTTAGGACTTCAcaatttttgtcattttcatGGAGAATGGGAGAATATAAGCTGACTCTGTTTTCAAGATTTATTATTACAGAgttctttctttttaatcttCTTTTGATATTGACTCCTCTCAAGATCCATATATTTTGTTCTCCATGATAAGCTTACATCTGTTTCATGTCCAACGATATGTAAGGTCAGTACGCAAACCAGAATCAATTTTGCAAGATATCTTCGGTGATTTCcagactaaatttaaaaatttcaataaaatatgaagaaatTGATCACCTACCTAGGCTTTGAAAGAGCCTAATATTCTTCATTATTCTCACTCTATAAATACTCCAACATCCTGTTTACATCTCCACAGCTCAAAAACCTGTTCGATCATTTCATAAAATCAGTAGAAAATAATGGGTGTTTTCACATACGAATCTGAGATTGTTACTGCAATCCCACCAGCCAAGATGTTTAAGGCTTGCATCCTTGACGGGGACACTCTCATTCCCAAGATTGTTCCTCAGGTTTTTAAGAGTGTTGAGTACTTGGAAGGTAATGGTGAGCCTGGGAGTATCAGGAAGGTCACCTTTGCACAAGGTTATTTAGCTTATTTATTTAACTTCATATTTTGAGCCAAATCTAATATATGATTAAGTTTGAAGGaaaaaaggatgaaaatgatgtGGTTTTTGGACATGTATGTTGCAGGAAACCAATTCAATTACATGAAACAGAAGGTAGAAGCATTAGACACAGAAAAATTTGAGTACATTTACAGTGTGATTGAAGGCGATCCGCTGATGAACATGCTCGACAAAATAACTTATGAAATAAAGTTAGAAGACTCTCCAGGTGGGGGATCCATATGTAAGACTAGTAGTAAGTATTACACCATTGGTGACATTGAGCTCAAGGAAGAGGCAATCAAGGCAGGCAAAGAAAAGGCTTTGGGTGTATTGTTCAAGTCCATCGAAGCCTACCTCGTCGCAAATACTAACGCCTATTGAGATTGCATTCACTACAATGAATATCAAGAAATTGGCCTTCTCCTCTTCTAGCTTTTACTTCTGCAGCAAATGAGCTTCAAATTTCTAATAAAGACTTCATAGTTTGcctgaaataaacaaaagacCAGACAGTGTATGTACTGAATCTTGTTGTGTGAGATATTCATTGAGAATAAAGAGTTGGTCATCTTTCATCTGAATAATCCTTGTCCTATTAACCACCTTTAGTCATTAGTTGCATAAGTTAAATGTTATAGAGCTGGCTCATGGATTAAACATGTGTAGCTCATAATCCATTTACTCAAGACATTTACCtgaaaatttaacaatttcagTTATGATTCTATGATCTGAAATTTTTTCCTCTCATAGTATTTACTACTGCTAGAGGATTCTGGATTAGTCTTGCCAATAATTTCAACAAGACTCTTCAGTTTGTATATCTGTACTGAAAAAAATCAGTATGCAACACTCAACATTAAGTCGGTATTACATAATGCTAGAATTGATGAATTAAAGGTACTCATTGACTGCAGGAACCTGATAACACGATAGAAAATGCAAGTGCTGAAGATGGTTTTAAGTACCCAACAGTGAAAGCTCTAGGCTATAAAAACTGAAATGGGGTTAAAGTGAGTTTTTGGGAAAATCCTAGGGACAATTAAAGTATAAGATATTCACCTTTTGTTCTATCTTACAAGAATATAACCATGTTAAATTTGGCACATAAATCACTGATCAACTGAATTTCTGGAACCACGTACGGTGGCTGTAGTAACATAATATTCAGGATTTCATGTTAATACTTTTGCTGCAACAGGTTTATTTCTAGAAAACTAACAAACTATCACCGAAAGTTACTATGTTGCTCTGACGATTCATTATTCTTGAAGTACCCATACAGCCATACATGGTACTTATGTTATCCGGACATTAGTATGGGGATATGATCCTCATAAGACTCTCtagatacatgaaacacataataaaattgaagataACTGTGTTAGATCCAAGGTTTTGATTGCTTAAAATATTAGTGAATTAgagtcttttcttttcaatcttcTTCAGAGTTCCAATAATATTGGTCTCATGATTCAATGATTTGTTGGTTTATGGTAAGCTTGATGTTGTATATTGAAGAGATAAGTAAGATATGTACACAAACCagaatcatttgaaaatttttaggtGCTTTTCTCATACTAAAGTACAAAAT
It encodes the following:
- the LOC105796874 gene encoding major allergen Pru ar 1, with the protein product MGVFTYESEIVTAIPPAKMFKACILDGDTLIPKIVPQVFKSVEYLEGNGEPGSIRKVTFAQGNQFNYMKQKVEALDTEKFEYIYSVIEGDPLMNMLDKITYEIKLEDSPGGGSICKTSSKYYTIGDIELKEEAIKAGKEKALGVLFKSIEAYLVANTNAY